In Magnetococcales bacterium, one DNA window encodes the following:
- a CDS encoding DUF1640 domain-containing protein, protein MSTITFDMLKFVATLKAAGFDEPQAKGVAVAIQETQQSNLDALVTKHDLEKELSPVRTELAVIKWMLALIIIVTVLPALKMLLG, encoded by the coding sequence GTGTCCACCATCACCTTCGACATGCTGAAGTTCGTTGCAACCCTCAAAGCGGCTGGTTTTGACGAACCACAAGCCAAGGGCGTGGCCGTTGCCATTCAAGAAACGCAGCAGTCCAACCTCGACGCTCTTGTCACGAAACACGATCTGGAAAAAGAACTTTCTCCCGTCCGTACCGAGCTGGCTGTCATCAAATGGATGCTGGCGTTGATCATCATCGTGACCGTCCTTCCCGCCCTGAAAATGCTGCTCGGATAA